In the Pan paniscus chromosome 19, NHGRI_mPanPan1-v2.0_pri, whole genome shotgun sequence genome, CATGCTGTGTCCTGCTCCTGCTTTCTGGAGGTCATCGGGAGCGGGCAGTGCAGGCAGGGAGCACTCTGTGGCCTCTGTGACTCCTAGAGCCTGGCTACCTGGAGCCTGAGTGGGCATGAAGGGTGAGTAAGCCGGGGAACTAGGACACGTTAGCTAATGCAGAGCCCGGATcaaacaccatcaccaccatttgCCCCCGCTCCCAAATGGTTATAAGCAAAACTCTCCTGTCTTCTGTGGTAGATTTCTTCATCATTACTTCTTTGCCATATGGAAATGTAATTTGACTTTTAGATTTAAATCTAGTAATGATTAATATATCAGAATTTACAGTGTTTGCAATGTCAAGGAGGCAACACCTGTAAACAGTTGGTTCAGGAATTGCTGGGAGTATTGGCCTCTTTCCCTCTTGGTCGCCTGCTCAGCAGCAGCCTGTGTATTTATAGTCCATTATGGGCATAGGATGTTACCCTAACTGGTGCCCACAGTGAACAAGGGGCTAAGCCCTGTCTCTCGTCTGGTCTTGGGAGGGCTTCTGTTTAATGGGCTGAACTTAAAGGTCCTTCCCTGCAACCCCCACACAGCCACAGCCCATGGGCTGAAAGCTCAGCTGAACTCCCATTGTACCTCCCCAGCTCATCCTAGTGAATGTGCCAGGGCCCAGAGGGAGAGGTCAGGCTGTGCCAGCTCAGTGCTATACTGCAGGCACATGGATCCCCAACCCTGGATCCTATTTTGAGGCAGTGTGGAATGATGGTCAAAGGGATGGACTCCAGAGACAGACAGTCTTGGTTCAAAccttggctgtgtgatcttgggcaaatcagTCCATTTATcactgtctcagtttccttatctaagAAATGGAGACCCTAATAGCACCTACCTTTTAGGGTTGCTAggagaaaagtgcctggcacatagtaagaactTACTACATGTTGGTTGTTTTTATGATTATTGTTATATAATTGGAAGAGTGACCAGGCTAGCAGCAGAGGGTCCTCATTCTCAGgagagtgggaagagggagagaggtgaAGTGTCAGAGGGCTGCAGAGCCTATACCTGGCAGAGCCCCAGGCAGCAGGTTTGCCACTTGGGGGCCTGGGTGGGGCCCAGGtagctttcctggttctcaggtcttCATTTCAGACAGTGCTCTGAGCCTCCCATCCACAGTCCAGAGCCCATTCTCTGCCTGCCTCCTTCTCTACTATTGTCCCCACCTGCAGTCTTTCTGAGCAGCTGGTTAAGGTGCTACTATTCCTCCTCCCAAGGATGAGGGCCAGCCCTGGACAACAGGGCTCCAGAGGGAGCCACAAAACCAGATAGCCTCAGGTTTCCCAAATCgcctctcctgctgccctggctTCTCAACACCGTCACCTGTCTAAAAGCTTTTCTTGGTGTGGGCTGGAAGAATTTGGATAAAGTCTACCATCCCCGCTCTTCCTTCATCCTATTACCACAGCTTCTTTGCTCCCAGCTCTGTCCAGCTACCTAACCTCAAGGAAGCCAACAGGCAACGGAAAAGTTGGCATAAAAATGAGAATGTAGGCTGGACATAATCCCACCTGTaataacgcctgtaatcccagcactttgggaggccaaggacggcagattgcttgaggccaggagtttgagaccagcctgggcaacgtagtaagctcctatctctataaaaattagttgggcatgaaggcatgcacctgtggtttctgctacttcggaggctgaggtggaagatcgtttgagcctgggatgtcaaagctgcagtgagccaagactgtgccactccaacctggcaacagaggagaccttgtctcaaaaaaaaaaaaaaaaaaaaagagagagagaatgtaggGAGATTGTCTGTGTCTTCCCACCATCCCCCTCCAGTAGGGATACCCCTTGCTTTCTTTCCCCTGCTTATTCTTCCCTTTGCCACCAGATTGAAGACTGATCAGAGACCATTCTCGTGGAGTGAATTGCTGAGCCCTGGCCTAAGCCAGGGCCTGAGCCAGGCAGAAGACCTATCTGGTGTCATCATTTTTTCTTCCCATCTCCCTCCAAACCTCTAGGTTCCCACTAAGCCTGGGCCCAGAATCCCATCCTTTCTGAGTCCTTTCCTTACTGTGCTCCCCTTTTTGATCTGGGTCtcattctccctccctctctccctctctccttccttgccAGGGATGGGAGGTGCCCCTGAAGCCTCTGCCCAAGGATATCTGCTATTTGACTCACTTTGGAGCCCTGATGTTCAGAGCTGGCCCTTAACattgggaggagaaagagaaaacagcacCTGGAGGGGTGCTCAGAAAGTCTCAGATGGGatagggctggagtgcagtggcacaatctcagctcactgcaagctccgcttcctaggttcatgccattctcccgcctcagcctcccaagtagctgggactacaggcgcccgccaccacacccagctaatttttgtatttttagtagagacagggtttcaccatgttagccaggatggtctcgatctcctgacctcatgatctgcccacctcagcctcccaaagtgctgagattacaggcatgagccaccgcacccggccgtctACACCAATTCTTAAGAATACCAGAGAAGAGGAAACCTTCAGAACTTGGAAAGATGTTGTAAACATGATATTGATTGAAGGCATTCATAGAGGATGCTTACCATGCAAAAGAGTCCACATGCATGTGCCCCATCATTCAAACCCTTAATGTTTCTCACAtgggttttcttttatattttatttgaatgtcACATTCTGTTCTGCATATACATGCTTGTCCTGGAATTGCTTGGGTGCCATGGTCATCTGCACCCTAAACATTTTATGGGGATTCTGTATGTGGTAGAGCCAGTATCATCTTAGACATGCATTTGGCTCTGATGGACTCAGTGGTCAGTTTAACCGGGCATAATGAAATGCTAAGAAAGCTAATTCATGCtgattatacaaaaaaaaaagccaaattctTTACCTCTTGAAGTATGACTATCAAGTAGACTGAATACACGCATTGCTCTGGTAGGAAAATCAATTTCGGAAACTTGACTAACAATCCCGGAGTGTCAGAGTTGTGAGGGATCTCAGAGGTCATAGAGGAATTCACTCTCTCATCAAATGGATGAGGAGACCAAGTTAATACGTAAATCCTTTTTCCAGGAACCTGGAATTCACATGAGAATAAAGGATTCCTTTTACAATAGGGAACTGCTCCCTAATATATGTGTTTCTCAAGCTGACATTTCTGTATGTTGAGCTTCTATCAAGTTGGATGCCTCACTAAGAAATGTTTGGCTgccttccacccccaccccccgccaggTGTCGGTGTCAGAGGTCAAAGCAGTGGCTGAAATGCAGTTTGGGGAACTCCTTGCTGCTGTGAGGAAGGCCCAGGCCAATGTGATGCTCTTCTTAGAGGAGAAGGAGCAAGCTGCGCTGAGCCAGGCCAACGGTATCAAGGCCCACCTGGAGTACAGGAGTGCCGAGATGGAGAAGAGCAAGCAGGAGCTGGAGAGGATGGCGGCCATCAGCAACACTGTCCAGTTCTTGGAGGTATGGGGGTTGCAGAGGCAGAGGCATCCCACAGCTGCCCCATGAAGCACCCTCTCTTTGCTAGGCCCATGGCCATCTGTGAATGGAACTGTTTTTTGTTAAATGGTGTGCACAGGGAGCAGTGGGAACAGAGAGAAGCAGATTCTTCATTCAGCAGAGTATAGGAGGGGTAGGGAGGGAGAACTGCTCAGAGCAGGGAAGCTTGAAGCAGGTCCCGGAAGATGAGTCAGGTTCAACGTGCAGTATGTTCCAGGTAAAGGGAACAACATATGCAAAGGCAGAGAGGTTTGAGGAAGCACAGCTGACTTGGGGAGCCAAGGTACTTTAACAGGGGTGGAGCCTGGGGTACTGGGTGCACAGTGATGAGACTGGCACGGCCAGGCAGGTGTATGGCTGGGAAGGGTTTCAGATGGGAGAATGATGGAGTCAGTGAGTATGTTTTATAAACCGCTCCAGCAGTCCACTGCATGGAGGTTTGCTTGGTAGGGATGAGACTGGAGCCTGCTGCTTTTCAGAGAGGGCTGTGGCTGGAGTAATTGAGGAGGGCTCAGAAGAGCAAATGCTTTTCATTACAATGTATCATTAGACATTAAAGGTAAGCAGTTGGAACCAGGAAATGCTTTTCATTACAATGTATCATTAGACATCAAACCGTAAGCCATTGGAACGAGATCTAAAGAACATGTAACCTTTCGAGGAAGGAACACTAGGTTGGGGGTAAACTGCAACATCCTGAATCTGTCAGAAAACAGCTCTGTTAACAGCTCTTAACATCCCTGAGTCTCAAATTTCTCATTTATCAACAAGCCCACTGGAGTAAATAATTCAGAAGGCTCCATCCAAGCTCTGATATtctgaaatacaattttttcttgcttgcatttttgaaaaaattctcTGCTGTtacaaaaaacaaatgtttattgtgaAAAACTTggaaagtacaaaaaaagaagaaaaaaaatccataatcctTACACAAGTACAACATAGTTAACTTTTGAATGagtaaaagagaaagacagacaaaaaCACCAACAAAGCGTCTGtcagtttctttgcttttcaatatcaaaacacaaagaaaatatgaataaccatttaataaacatttggcTTCCCGCCTCACAAGTTTCCCTTAAGATCTACCCAAAGagtatataaattatttctcttttctcattttgtaactttatttatttttgtgtgtgtgtgttgttttttgagatggagtcttgctctgtcacccaggctggagtgcagtggcacgatctcggctcactgcaacctccgcctcctggattcaagcaattctctgcctcagcctcctgagtagctgggattacaggcgcccgccaccacacctggctaatttttatttttatttgttttttttttttttgagactgagtttcactcttgttgcccaggctggagtgcaatggcacgatctctgctcactgcaagctccacctcccgggttcaagcgattctcctgcctcagcctcctgagtagctgggattacaagcatgggccaccatgcctggctaattttttgtatttttagtagagacggggtttctccatgttggtcaggctggtcttgaactcccaaccttaggtgatctgcccgcctcggcctcccaaagtgttgagattacaggcatgagccaccgcgcccggccaattttttttgttttttcgagacggagtcttgctcttttcgcccaggccggagtgcaatggcacgatcttggctcactgaaagctccacctcctgggttcacaccattctcctgcctcagcctcccgagtagctgggacaacaggcgcccgccaccgcgcccggctaattttttgtatttttagtagacatggggtttcaccgtgttagccagaatggtctcaatctcctgacctcgtgatccacccgcctcggccccacaaagtgctgggattacaggcatgagccaccgcgcctggccaaattttttttatttttagtagagatggggtttcaccatcttggccaggctggtcttgaactcctgacctcgtgatccacccacctcggccccccaaagtgctgggattgcaggcatgagccactgcacccagcctgtaagtttatttttaacataaaagactttaacacatataaaataaattctagtgtATGATAACTTAtttactggccgggcacggtggctcacacctgtaatcccagcactttgggaggccatggccggcagatcatgaggtcaggagttttagaccagcctgaccaacatggtgaaaccctgtctctactaaaaataaaaaaaattcgccaggcatggtggcgcacacctgtagtcccagccacttgggaggctgaggcaggagaatcgcttgaacctagcaggcaagaggttgcagtgagccgagatcgcgccattgcactccagcctgggtgacaaagcaagactatgtctcaaaaaaaaaaaaaaaaaaaaaaaaagatatttatttattttggcaaaaGATAACATTTCCCCCCAAATTTTTGGTTAGGCATTCAAAACAAGATTTATTGAATAACTTATCCAAATAACTTATCCTTTCTCCCACTGATTTAAAATGCTACTTTtgtcatgtacagtatatagcaTTAAAATGTTGAATTACCCTTTTCTCTATCAATTctctggttttgatttccatgGCTCTATCTAATCATTTTCATACAACTGTTTTCATTGCTATGTTTTCTGCTGTACCTGGTCTGCTTTTTAATGCTTCAGTTGCAGCTGAAGTTTGATACTGTGTTATATCTGAAAGCATCTTTCCTGATCACACGTTATTTCAAAACTTACATGAAACTATGTGATTATCAGTGTGAAAACACTTTCCAAATACTAAAGCAAGGTACAAGAATTACAGAAATTTATGCATTGGATGAAACTGACAAGGAAGAGGCAGCACTCCTGCCTGAGAGCTCCTCCATTTTCTACCATGGCTTGTGTTTAAATTGTCAAAAAACAAGTACTGACGGAATGAACAAAGCaagaatgttctttattttttggtcCCCAGTCTGGACTGTGTATTGGAGCTGTTCATGGCCATCTAGtacatcttgatttttaaaatcccacattctcacttgttttttttaaaatcccactTATTCTGAGGGTCTAGCAGCTAGAGAAGTGCTTTCTATTTTGTTAGACCCTGAGCTTGACACTTTACATGTACTTTCTTTGTGAAGGACACATTACCgtcagcccattttacagatgcaaaaaGTGACTTAATGAGGAGAGAAGCCCGAGTTTAGAAATACAGAAACCACAGCAAGTTCTGCTGTTTCCTTTTCTGCAGGAGTACTGCAAGTTTAAGAACACTGAAGACATCACCTTCCCTAGTGTTTACATAGGGCTGAAGGATAAACTCTCGGGCATCCGCAAAGTTATCACGGAATCCACTGTACACTTAATCCAGTTGCTGGAGAACTATAAGAAAAAGCTCCAGGAGTTTTCCAAGGAAGGTGAGACGCATTCTGGGCCATGGACTATAGTGAGTGTGTCTCTAGCAGTAGATGATAGGAAGGTGAgagagagtcagggaagggaggaTGAAATCAGGggaatgtttcattttctttcttttttttttttttgtgagacagtcttgctctgtcacccaggctggagtgcaatggcgcaatctcagctcactgcaacctctgcctcccgggttcaagagattcttcttcctcagcctccctagtagctgagattacaggcacctggctaatttttgtatttttagtagagacggggtttcaccatgttggtcaggctggtctcgaactcctgacctcaaatgatctgcccacctcagcctcccaacgtgctgggattacaggtgtgagccaccgtgcccagccgaatgTCTCATTTTCAAAGCCATGCTTCAGACAGGGTATGTTACTAATGGACTCTCATCTCGATGATTTTCTTTTACAATTGAGACCCAGAGAAGGACACTTAGTCATGCTTATATTATGCGATCGGCTGGCATTTCTGTGACTAGCTTCCCAGGTTACTGATGCCTATACTTTTTAAGTTAAATCCAAGATGGTCTGGATCACTTTTTCAGTGGTTTATGCCTTACCTATGAAAGAAATGTAGTCTATTGAGCGTATTTCTGTGAAACATTACCAGGCTTCAGCCCCTTCTTTCCCCAGGAAGCCCAGGGAAGGGTGGCTGGGAAGTCCTGATTTGCAGATTCTCCTGACCACCTGGACAGGTGTGCATTCACAACTCTCTTGATTTTCTAGAGGAGTATGACATCAGAACTCAAGTGTCTGCCGTTGTTCAGCGCAAATATTGGACTTCCAAACCTGAGCCCACCACCAGGGAACAGTTCCTCCAATGTAAGTTGTGAACGGCACCCCCTTCTCCAGTTGTTGATATCAGTGCAGTGCTTTGCTAAGTCAGAACTGCCATCTCTCATCTAGGTTTCAGGTTCTTGCAACTTCATATCTATCTCTAAAtgatacatttcttaaaatttaatttaaacagtttttttaacttttcattttgaaataatatgaaacttacaaaaatattacagaaataagACAAAGAATTCCCATATATCTTTCACTCAGTTTCTCCTAATGTTAACACATTACATAACTACAATACATTGATCAAAACCAGGGAATAACATTGCTACAATGCTATCAACTAATCTACAGAATTTATTCAGCTTTCACCAAGTCTTTCATCAATGCCCTTTTTTTCTGGCCCAAAGTCCAATCCAAGGtcacagatgtttccatgtcttctTAGTCTCCTTCAGTCTGGATCAGTCTTTCAATCCTTGTGTTTCATGACCATAGCACTTTGAAGAGTCCTGGCTAGTTACCAAGTGATTCATTTCTATGTATGACTTGGCCAGAATTGCATAACTCATTGACCTATCATTAAGTGTTATTGACTTGGTCcattagcatttttaaaacactgcacagttgacccttgaacaatgtaggGGTTGGGATACCAATCCCTCGTATTGTTGAACATCCACGTGTAGCTTTTGATTCCTCAAGAACTTAACTAGTAATAGCCTTCTGTTAATTGACATAAACAGTCActaaacacatattttgtatgtttacatatatatacacatgtagacatatatatatgtatgtatgtatattttttgagacagggtctctgttgcccagactggggtacagtggcttgatcatggctcactgcaggcttgacctcccacactcaagcagtcctcctccctcagtctcctgagtagctgggaccacaggtgcatgccaccacatctggctaattaaaaaaaatttttttaaacaattgtagagatggagtcttgctgtgttgcccaggctggtctcaaactattggcctcaagtgattctcccatctcagcttcccaaagtgttggcataaGCCTCTGCACCAGTGAGAACTTTTTTAATTATGGGATTGTTTTAATAGCCTTTAATATGCTAATTCATTTGGCAAGTATATACTGAGCATCTTCTCTGAGCTAGAGAAGAATCCCATGCAAAATGTGAAGCTCACAGATTAGAGGGAGGACAAGCAGGAAACAAACACtcacatgaatatatatttttacaaatggagagGGGTGCCAAGTTTAAAACGCCATGGTGCTCTGAGAGAGAGTGAGTTAGAGTCACAAAGGGCCTCTTCGAGGACATGAACTCTCAGTTGTAGCCTGAATGGATTGGTAGGAATCACCAGACTCAGAGTAGGGCATGATCACATCTCGGAGGGAACAGGCTGTACCAAAGGCTCAAAGAGGATTGAGTGTTGAGTAGGTCTAAGGTCCGCACGGTGGAAATGTAGTAATCAAGGGAGAGAGTCAGAGACACAGGAAAGGACCAGGGACGCGGGGCCTGGTAGGCCAGGGCAAGGGGTTGCTGCTTTATCGTAAGAGCAAGGGGCACCATGAAAGGGTTTTAAGCTAGAATAACACGACTGGCCTCAGGCTACAGCTGGAAACAAGCAGCATGGCTCTGTTGTGGAGAAGGTCTTGAAGGGGGCAAGAGAGAACAGCGAACGACCAGTCAGAAACCCGCTGAACTAGTCTGAGTGAGATGACTGGTGGCTTAGGTCGGGGGTAAAGCAGGGGGCTGGAGAGAAGTGGTAGAATCCGTAGGAGTTACTGCTTCCTGTGTGTGTAGTGAGGATAGGGGAAGAGGATGAGGGCAAAACAAATGTCAGAAATGACATAGAGCTTGACTTGAGCAATGGGGTGCATGAGACCCTATTATTCTTTGAGAGTGGGAGGAGAATATGAGGGCGTGTTTGAGAGTTCTTCATGCTCCATttgatccattcattcatttttaagatgttggtcaaatattttaaaaaatgaatgaatggatcaaATGTGGGTATAGGAGTACCTACTTCCCCAAACACTTGCCAACACTGGGTAGGATAATGCCAGGcattcaatacatgtttgttgaatgaatgaatgaatgaatgcatgaataagtaaattaatatatttcttgATTTGGTTCATCAAATAATATCATCAATGTCAAGCAATTTGAGCTTCATAAGGGAAGGGAGTAGATGATTTGTGCTCTCTGTTTTCTGGTCTTCACTCACCTCATTTCCTAGGGAAACAGCAGCCTGGGTAAATAGAGAACAGAGAAATGGATGTTTTCTCATATGTGCTTTGGAGCCCAGCTGGGTTTAAAGCATTCTGTCTGAATCAGCTGTCAGTTCCTGAACCACTCTCCTGCCTTCTGTGTCTCCTCAGATGCGTATGACATCACGTTCGACCCGGACACAGCACACAAGTATCTCCGGCTGCAGGAGGAGAACCGCAAGGTCACCAACACCACGCCCTGGGAGCATCCCTACCCGGACCTCCCCAGCAGGTTCCTGCACTGGCGGCAGGTGCTGTCCCAGCAGAGTCTGTACCTGCACAGGTACTATTTTGAGGTGGAGATCTTCGGGGCAGGCACCTATGTTGGCCTGACCTGCAAAGGCATCGACCGGAAAGGGGAGGAGCGCAACAGTTGCATTTCCGGAAACAACTTCTCCTGGAGCCTCCAATGGAACGGGAAGGAGTTCACAGCCTGGTACAGTGACATGGAGACCCCACTCAAAGCCGGCCCTTTCCGGAGGCTCGGGGTCTATATCGACTTCCCGGGAGGGATCCTTTCCTTCTATGGCGTAGAGTATGATACCATGACTCTGGTTCACAAGTTTGCCTGCAAGTTTTCAGAACCAGTCTATGCTGCCTTTTGGCTTTCCAAGAAGGAAAACGCCATCCGGATTGTAGATCTGGGAGAGGAACCCGAGAAGCCAGCACCGTCCTTGGTGGGGACTGCTCCCTAGACTCCAGGAGCCATATCCCAGACCTTTGCCAGCTACAGTGATGGGATTTGCATTTTAGGGTGATTTGGGGGCAGAAATAACTGCTGATGGTAGCTGGCTTTTGAAATCCTATGGGGTCTCTGAATGAAAACATTCTCCAGCTGCTCTCTTTTGCTCCATATGGTGCTGTTCTCTATGTGTTtgcagtaattctttttttttttttttttgagacggagtctcgcactgttgcccaggctggagtgcagtggcgcgatcttggctcactgcaagctccgcctcccgagttcaagcaattctcctgcctcagcctcccgagtagctgggattacaggtgcctgccaccacacccagctaatgttttgtatttttagtagagatggggtttcaccatgttggccaggcagatctcaaactcctgacctcgtgatgcacccacctcggcctcccaaagtgctgggattaatgcgtgagccactgcgccctgcctgttTGTAGTAATTTTTAGGCACCAAATCTCCCTCATCTTCTAGTGCCATTCTCCTCTCTGTTCAGGTAAATGTCACACTGTGCCCAGAATGGATGACCAGGAACCTTAAAGAGTGGCTGAAAAGATTGCAGAGTTATCATAATAAATTGCTAACTTGCGTATTTCCTATGTGCCAGATACCGTTCTTGTGCTTCCTGCACATTAACTCAGTCCTCACAGAACACCCATTGGGTAGATGCTTATATCATCCTtattttgcagatggagaaactgcGGTCCGGGGCAGTTAGctaatttgttcaaggtcactcTGGTCACATGGTGAgtgaggggcagagctgggattcaagtgTGGGTAGAATGACACTGGACTTTTAACCACCACATCATATtgtcttcctttattttattttattttattttttttttgagacggagtctcgctctgttgcgcaggctggagtgcagtggcacaatctcggctcactgcaagctccgcctcccaggttcacgccattctcctgcctcagcttcccgagtagctgggactacaggcgcccaccaccacgcccggctaattttttgtatttttagtagaggcggggtttcaccgtgttagccaggatggtctcgatctcctgaccttgtgatctgcctgtctcggcctcccaaagtgctgggattacaggcgtgagccaccccgcccggccataACCCTTTCTTCTTAAGTCTTATCCTTGTTGATAAATATATCGAGGAGATTAGGACCAAATCTAGAATCTTGTGGCACTCAGTCAGTAGCTTCTAggtttaattacatgcaaattatgCACGGGTGGAACTGTGCAATAATGTAGCCCCACCTTTTTCACCTTTATCCACTGAACATGGTGAAAGACATTTTCAGTGGCAGAAATCAAGATATACTatgtttaggctgggtgtgggggctcatgcctgtaatcccagcactttgggacgctgaagcaggaggatcacctgaagtcagaagttcgacaccagcctggccaacatggtgaaaccctgactctactaaaaatacaaaaattagccggccatggtgacacgtgcctgcgatcccagctactcagaaggctgaggctggagaattgcttgaaaccaggaggcggaggttgaagtgagccgagatcgtgccactgcactccagccggggcgacagagcaagaaaaaaaaaaaaaagatatgctatGTCTGAACTTCTTTGATCTATCTGTCTAATAATGAGCTCAAGACAAATTGGGATCAGCTTGGACTGCCTTATTTTATTGAATCCCTGCGGGTTGTTGGTGCTTGGTCatggtcattttcttttctaaatgttcaCAAAATATTTGATAAACCACTTTAGATTTCTGCTGTGGGTTAATACCATGTTTACCAGTCTGTTGTTTCCAGAatctatcttatttttatttttaaaaaaatcgagATGCCTGTCTGCATTCGATacaatttggatatttgtcccctccaaatcttatgCAGAAATTTGATCT is a window encoding:
- the TRIM16 gene encoding tripartite motif-containing protein 16 isoform X5; this encodes MESTWCVAELQCTQLDLERKLKLNENAISRLQANQKSVLVSVSEVKAVAEMQFGELLAAVRKAQANVMLFLEEKEQAALSQANGIKAHLEYRSAEMEKSKQELERMAAISNTVQFLEEYCKFKNTEDITFPSVYIGLKDKLSGIRKVITESTVHLIQLLENYKKKLQEFSKEEEYDIRTQVSAVVQRKYWTSKPEPTTREQFLQYAYDITFDPDTAHKYLRLQEENRKVTNTTPWEHPYPDLPSRFLHWRQVLSQQSLYLHRYYFEVEIFGAGTYVGLTCKGIDRKGEERNSCISGNNFSWSLQWNGKEFTAWYSDMETPLKAGPFRRLGVYIDFPGGILSFYGVEYDTMTLVHKFACKFSEPVYAAFWLSKKENAIRIVDLGEEPEKPAPSLVGTAP
- the TRIM16 gene encoding tripartite motif-containing protein 16 isoform X1 → MAELDLMAPGPLPRATAQPPAPLSPDSGSPSPDSGSASPVEEEDVGSSEKLGRETEEQDSDSAEQGDPAGEGKEVLCDFCLDDTRRVKAVKSCLTCMVNYCEEHLQPHQVNIKLQSHLLTEPVKDHNWRYCPAHHSPLSAFCCPDQQCICQDCCQEHSGHTIVSLDAARRDKEAELQCTQLDLERKLKLNENAISRLQANQKSVLVSVSEVKAVAEMQFGELLAAVRKAQANVMLFLEEKEQAALSQANGIKAHLEYRSAEMEKSKQELERMAAISNTVQFLEEYCKFKNTEDITFPSVYIGLKDKLSGIRKVITESTVHLIQLLENYKKKLQEFSKEEEYDIRTQVSAVVQRKYWTSKPEPTTREQFLQYAYDITFDPDTAHKYLRLQEENRKVTNTTPWEHPYPDLPSRFLHWRQVLSQQSLYLHRYYFEVEIFGAGTYVGLTCKGIDRKGEERNSCISGNNFSWSLQWNGKEFTAWYSDMETPLKAGPFRRLGVYIDFPGGILSFYGVEYDTMTLVHKFACKFSEPVYAAFWLSKKENAIRIVDLGEEPEKPAPSLVGTAP
- the TRIM16 gene encoding tripartite motif-containing protein 16 isoform X3 — translated: MESTWCVEKDRAGDQFADSDPKPESSLGLHLQAELQCTQLDLERKLKLNENAISRLQANQKSVLVSVSEVKAVAEMQFGELLAAVRKAQANVMLFLEEKEQAALSQANGIKAHLEYRSAEMEKSKQELERMAAISNTVQFLEEYCKFKNTEDITFPSVYIGLKDKLSGIRKVITESTVHLIQLLENYKKKLQEFSKEEEYDIRTQVSAVVQRKYWTSKPEPTTREQFLQYAYDITFDPDTAHKYLRLQEENRKVTNTTPWEHPYPDLPSRFLHWRQVLSQQSLYLHRYYFEVEIFGAGTYVGLTCKGIDRKGEERNSCISGNNFSWSLQWNGKEFTAWYSDMETPLKAGPFRRLGVYIDFPGGILSFYGVEYDTMTLVHKFACKFSEPVYAAFWLSKKENAIRIVDLGEEPEKPAPSLVGTAP
- the TRIM16 gene encoding tripartite motif-containing protein 16 isoform X2; the encoded protein is MAALCQTAESQEKDRAGDQFADSDPKPESSLGLHLQAELQCTQLDLERKLKLNENAISRLQANQKSVLVSVSEVKAVAEMQFGELLAAVRKAQANVMLFLEEKEQAALSQANGIKAHLEYRSAEMEKSKQELERMAAISNTVQFLEEYCKFKNTEDITFPSVYIGLKDKLSGIRKVITESTVHLIQLLENYKKKLQEFSKEEEYDIRTQVSAVVQRKYWTSKPEPTTREQFLQYAYDITFDPDTAHKYLRLQEENRKVTNTTPWEHPYPDLPSRFLHWRQVLSQQSLYLHRYYFEVEIFGAGTYVGLTCKGIDRKGEERNSCISGNNFSWSLQWNGKEFTAWYSDMETPLKAGPFRRLGVYIDFPGGILSFYGVEYDTMTLVHKFACKFSEPVYAAFWLSKKENAIRIVDLGEEPEKPAPSLVGTAP
- the TRIM16 gene encoding tripartite motif-containing protein 16 isoform X4, encoding MAALCQTAESQAELQCTQLDLERKLKLNENAISRLQANQKSVLVSVSEVKAVAEMQFGELLAAVRKAQANVMLFLEEKEQAALSQANGIKAHLEYRSAEMEKSKQELERMAAISNTVQFLEEYCKFKNTEDITFPSVYIGLKDKLSGIRKVITESTVHLIQLLENYKKKLQEFSKEEEYDIRTQVSAVVQRKYWTSKPEPTTREQFLQYAYDITFDPDTAHKYLRLQEENRKVTNTTPWEHPYPDLPSRFLHWRQVLSQQSLYLHRYYFEVEIFGAGTYVGLTCKGIDRKGEERNSCISGNNFSWSLQWNGKEFTAWYSDMETPLKAGPFRRLGVYIDFPGGILSFYGVEYDTMTLVHKFACKFSEPVYAAFWLSKKENAIRIVDLGEEPEKPAPSLVGTAP